The following are from one region of the Hydrogenimonas sp. SS33 genome:
- a CDS encoding cold-shock protein gives MADMINGTVKWFNTEKGYGFIQPDDGGKDVFVHFRQVNHSGFGRVELNEGQKVTFSIGQGEKGPQAENVTPL, from the coding sequence ATGGCAGATATGATCAACGGAACCGTCAAATGGTTCAACACCGAAAAAGGCTACGGCTTTATCCAACCCGATGACGGCGGCAAAGACGTCTTCGTACACTTCCGCCAGGTCAACCACAGCGGTTTCGGCCGTGTCGAACTCAACGAAGGTCAGAAAGTCACTTTCTCCATCGGTCAGGGCGAAAAAGGTCCCCAGGCCGAAAACGTCACACCTCTTTAA
- the glmS gene encoding glutamine--fructose-6-phosphate transaminase (isomerizing), whose protein sequence is MCGIVGYIGKREIKHQLIEGLRELEYRGYDSAGIAVMQEGEIRAFKAVGKLANLEEKTKNFETRGLGAGIGHTRWATHGKPTELNAHPHMGEYSYVVHNGIIENYREIKERLEKEGVQFLSQTDTEVIVHLFEKEMETKGDPFDAFKSTIDQLDGAYAVLLLTRKAPDTIFFARKGSPMIIGRNGEGEIFFASSDAPLIGEATEVAYMEDGTVGYVSPEGLHAEPVELQFVPLSGDKMTAQKGGYRFFMEKEIYEQYQVIGDTMIGRVLDEDILFEELDEAFLNGIERIKLCACGTSYHAALTSSYLFERQAKMPVNVEIASEFRYKEPLLTTDTLFVVISQSGETADTLEALKMAKEAGLKTLAICNVDNSSIVRLADATILTRAGIEKGVASTKAFATQVMVLWMLSLFFAKKRQTIPQETMLDELRYMSYVPKVLQKSLEVHEKCRRLSKRYLHGHGFFFIGRDIFFPLALEGALKLKEISYLHAEGYPAGEMKHGPIALADAELFTIALMPKTLLYDKTKSNVEELSARDSTILAISPEMFELADDFILTHPHKHPMLEFFEMMVVEQLLSMEIAIRLGNDVDMPRNLAKSVTVE, encoded by the coding sequence ATGTGTGGAATTGTAGGATACATCGGAAAGAGGGAAATAAAGCACCAACTCATCGAAGGATTACGTGAACTGGAGTACCGCGGATACGATTCGGCGGGTATCGCCGTCATGCAGGAGGGCGAGATCCGGGCCTTCAAGGCGGTGGGAAAACTGGCCAACCTGGAAGAGAAGACGAAAAACTTCGAAACCCGCGGCCTGGGTGCGGGCATCGGCCATACACGCTGGGCCACCCACGGCAAGCCCACCGAACTCAATGCCCACCCCCACATGGGCGAGTACAGTTATGTGGTCCACAACGGTATCATCGAAAACTACCGGGAGATCAAAGAGCGTCTGGAAAAAGAAGGTGTGCAGTTTTTAAGCCAGACCGATACGGAGGTGATCGTCCACCTTTTCGAAAAGGAGATGGAGACGAAGGGCGACCCCTTCGACGCTTTCAAATCGACCATCGACCAACTCGACGGCGCCTATGCGGTGCTGCTACTGACGCGCAAAGCGCCCGACACCATCTTCTTCGCCCGCAAGGGATCGCCGATGATCATCGGACGGAACGGGGAAGGGGAGATCTTTTTCGCCTCTTCCGACGCTCCGCTCATCGGTGAAGCGACGGAAGTGGCCTATATGGAAGACGGGACGGTCGGCTACGTCTCACCCGAAGGGCTGCACGCGGAGCCGGTCGAGCTGCAGTTCGTCCCCCTCTCCGGGGACAAGATGACGGCGCAGAAGGGCGGCTACCGCTTCTTCATGGAGAAGGAGATCTACGAACAGTACCAGGTCATCGGCGATACGATGATCGGGCGGGTACTGGACGAAGATATCCTCTTCGAAGAGCTGGATGAAGCCTTCCTGAACGGTATCGAACGGATCAAGCTCTGCGCCTGCGGCACCAGCTACCATGCGGCGCTGACGTCGAGCTACCTCTTCGAGCGGCAGGCGAAGATGCCGGTCAATGTGGAGATCGCCAGTGAATTCCGCTACAAAGAGCCGCTCCTGACGACCGATACCCTCTTTGTCGTCATCAGCCAGAGCGGAGAGACCGCCGATACGCTGGAAGCGCTGAAAATGGCCAAAGAGGCGGGCCTCAAAACCCTGGCCATCTGCAACGTGGACAACTCCTCCATCGTCCGGCTCGCCGACGCCACCATCCTGACACGGGCGGGCATCGAGAAGGGGGTCGCCAGTACCAAAGCCTTTGCCACCCAGGTGATGGTTTTGTGGATGCTCAGCCTCTTTTTCGCCAAAAAGCGGCAGACGATCCCCCAAGAGACGATGCTCGACGAACTGCGGTACATGAGCTACGTCCCCAAAGTGTTGCAAAAGTCGCTTGAGGTCCACGAAAAGTGCCGCCGCCTCTCCAAACGCTACCTCCACGGCCACGGCTTCTTCTTCATCGGACGCGATATCTTCTTCCCGCTGGCGCTGGAAGGGGCGTTGAAACTCAAGGAGATCAGCTACCTGCACGCCGAAGGCTACCCCGCGGGCGAGATGAAGCACGGCCCCATCGCACTGGCCGACGCCGAACTCTTTACGATTGCCTTGATGCCCAAAACCCTCCTCTACGACAAAACCAAAAGCAATGTGGAAGAGCTCAGCGCCAGGGACTCCACGATTCTGGCCATCTCTCCGGAGATGTTCGAACTGGCGGACGACTTCATTCTCACCCATCCCCACAAGCATCCGATGCTGGAGTTTTTCGAAATGATGGTCGTCGAACAGCTTCTGTCCATGGAGATCGCCATCCGCCTCGGCAACGACGTCGACATGCCCCGCAACCTTGCCAAAAGCGTCACGGTTGAATAG
- a CDS encoding site-specific integrase has translation MAPIKKKLLDMVRDKIRLKHYSLKTERSYIGGVKRYIFFHDKKHPIHMGKAEIESFLSWLAAEQNVSPTT, from the coding sequence ATGGCACCGATCAAAAAGAAGCTTCTCGATATGGTTCGTGACAAAATACGACTCAAACATTACAGCCTCAAGACGGAACGCTCTTACATCGGGGGGGTCAAACGCTACATTTTTTTCCATGATAAAAAGCATCCTATTCATATGGGAAAAGCAGAAATCGAGTCGTTTCTCAGTTGGTTGGCGGCAGAGCAGAACGTTTCACCTACGACATAA
- the yidC gene encoding membrane protein insertase YidC — protein sequence MNTQTRVVIATVLSLLVFIGYDYFFMPKQPLRENNATAAVQTAQPAQKGAASQTAPAEPANDKSESAPAKAAAESGLSKTLATVETSNATLEFDALGRIKQVYLKDRQYRTEEGNELKLFNSPKIPKPLEIRFQDAKLNELAFKTPYTVSASHLKVADGKPGTLTFTQNLDGFRVKKVVTIYPDHHYDVKVEMSGARPWFISPGYRPDIRIDRMTVHGAMIEEADGTLTIIDDGDAKGTEAFRKARIAVAFDRYYATAFYDFDKGMDVVVNKDAEENPVLFVKGDAAQRTLHGYIGPKEYKILKKIHPELTKIIEFGWFTFIAAPMFKVLIWLHNFIPNWGWTIVALTLLIRIILYPLTYKGMVSMHRLKKLQPKIKELQAKYKGDPQKLNMHMMELYKKHKANPLGGCLPMLLQIPVFFAIYRVLLNAIELKGAPWILWIHDLSVMDPYYVLPVLMGASMWMHQRVTPSNFTDPMQEKIFKWLPVIFTFFFVTFPAGLVLYWLTNNIFSIAQQLMINRVLDKHPEVE from the coding sequence ATGAACACCCAGACGCGCGTCGTCATCGCGACCGTTCTGTCGCTGCTCGTCTTTATCGGTTATGACTACTTTTTCATGCCCAAACAGCCCCTTCGCGAGAACAATGCGACGGCCGCCGTGCAGACGGCACAACCGGCACAAAAGGGGGCCGCGTCGCAAACGGCACCCGCCGAACCCGCCAATGACAAAAGCGAAAGCGCTCCCGCCAAGGCGGCCGCCGAAAGCGGTTTGAGCAAAACCCTCGCGACGGTGGAGACCTCCAACGCCACCCTGGAATTCGACGCATTGGGACGCATCAAACAGGTCTATCTGAAAGATCGCCAGTACCGGACCGAAGAGGGGAACGAACTGAAGCTCTTCAACTCTCCGAAGATTCCCAAACCTCTCGAGATCCGTTTCCAGGATGCCAAACTCAACGAACTGGCCTTCAAAACCCCCTATACCGTTTCCGCTTCCCATCTGAAAGTGGCCGACGGCAAGCCCGGGACGCTGACATTCACACAGAATCTGGACGGATTTAGGGTCAAAAAGGTCGTGACAATCTACCCCGACCACCATTACGACGTCAAAGTGGAAATGAGCGGCGCCAGGCCCTGGTTCATCTCTCCGGGCTACCGCCCCGACATCCGCATCGACCGGATGACGGTTCACGGTGCCATGATCGAAGAGGCGGACGGCACCCTGACGATTATAGACGACGGTGACGCCAAGGGGACCGAAGCTTTCCGCAAGGCGCGCATCGCCGTCGCTTTCGACCGCTACTACGCCACCGCCTTCTACGACTTCGACAAGGGGATGGATGTGGTCGTCAACAAGGATGCCGAAGAGAATCCCGTCCTCTTCGTCAAGGGCGATGCCGCCCAGCGGACCCTGCACGGCTACATCGGCCCCAAAGAGTACAAAATCCTCAAAAAGATCCATCCGGAACTGACGAAGATCATCGAGTTCGGCTGGTTCACCTTCATCGCGGCGCCCATGTTCAAAGTGCTCATCTGGCTGCACAACTTCATCCCCAACTGGGGCTGGACCATCGTGGCGCTGACCCTGCTGATCCGCATCATCCTCTACCCCCTGACCTACAAGGGGATGGTCTCCATGCACCGTCTCAAGAAGCTTCAGCCCAAAATCAAAGAGCTGCAGGCCAAATACAAGGGCGACCCGCAGAAGCTCAACATGCACATGATGGAGCTCTACAAGAAGCACAAAGCCAACCCTCTGGGCGGATGTCTGCCGATGCTGCTGCAGATCCCCGTCTTCTTCGCCATCTACCGGGTCCTTCTCAACGCCATCGAACTCAAAGGGGCGCCCTGGATTCTCTGGATCCACGACCTCTCCGTCATGGACCCCTACTATGTCCTGCCGGTGCTGATGGGTGCCTCCATGTGGATGCATCAGCGTGTGACACCCAGCAACTTCACCGACCCGATGCAGGAGAAGATCTTCAAATGGCTGCCGGTCATCTTCACCTTCTTCTTCGTCACCTTCCCGGCGGGCCTGGTTCTCTACTGGTTGACCAACAACATCTTCTCCATCGCCCAGCAGTTGATGATCAACCGCGTTCTTGACAAGCACCCCGAGGTGGAGTGA
- the mnmE gene encoding tRNA uridine-5-carboxymethylaminomethyl(34) synthesis GTPase MnmE encodes MSDTIAAVATAAGVGSVAIVRVSGERAPDIARRLSKRDTFIPRHAHLCNLYDTHDELIDEAIVIWFKAPHSFTTEEVVEFQCHGGTVVAEKILDTVLAYGARLAEPGEFTRRAFLGGRIDLSEAEAIAKLIEAKSEDAAKILARQMKGELKTFVEALRDRLLRAIAFAEVTIDYAEEDLPPDMVDDLLHQLDELTERIGRIVASSRRRRGLVEGFKVAIVGKPNVGKSSLLNALLDYERAIVSEIAGTTRDTIEEQVRIGTHLVRIVDTAGIRRSKDAIEKIGIERSIAAIEESDIVVALFDLSRPWDAEDEQIMELLERYAGEKEIIVALNKTDLPQKLSLEPLEKWHPLMLESGRKGEQIAEALKRRLDAMGKSDEILLISARQIETVERAAGAIEAAKEPLQRGELELFTFHLQEAVEAVASISRPVNFNEIMDKMFGEFCLGK; translated from the coding sequence GTGAGCGACACCATCGCCGCCGTCGCCACCGCCGCCGGGGTGGGGTCGGTGGCCATTGTCCGCGTCAGCGGAGAACGTGCCCCCGACATCGCCCGGCGTCTGAGCAAACGCGACACTTTCATCCCCAGACATGCCCATCTTTGCAATCTCTACGACACCCATGACGAACTGATCGACGAAGCGATCGTCATCTGGTTCAAAGCCCCCCACAGTTTTACGACCGAAGAGGTGGTGGAGTTTCAGTGCCACGGCGGGACTGTGGTGGCGGAGAAGATTCTCGACACCGTTCTTGCTTACGGGGCCCGTCTGGCGGAACCGGGTGAATTCACCCGCCGCGCTTTTCTGGGCGGGCGAATCGATCTGAGCGAAGCGGAGGCGATCGCCAAGCTCATCGAAGCCAAAAGCGAAGATGCCGCCAAAATATTGGCACGGCAGATGAAGGGGGAACTCAAAACCTTTGTCGAAGCGTTGCGCGACCGGCTGCTTCGTGCTATCGCTTTCGCGGAAGTGACCATCGACTATGCCGAAGAGGACCTGCCCCCGGATATGGTGGACGACCTGCTCCACCAGCTGGACGAACTGACGGAGCGCATCGGCAGGATCGTCGCCTCCAGCCGGCGCCGCAGAGGCCTGGTGGAGGGGTTCAAAGTGGCCATCGTCGGCAAGCCCAATGTCGGCAAAAGCTCCCTTCTCAACGCGCTTCTCGATTACGAACGGGCCATCGTCAGCGAGATCGCCGGCACGACCAGGGATACCATCGAAGAGCAGGTGCGCATCGGCACCCATCTGGTGCGCATCGTCGATACGGCGGGCATCCGCCGATCGAAAGACGCCATCGAGAAGATCGGCATTGAACGCTCCATCGCCGCCATTGAAGAGAGCGACATCGTTGTGGCCCTTTTCGACCTCTCCCGCCCATGGGACGCGGAGGACGAGCAGATCATGGAACTGCTGGAGCGGTATGCCGGCGAAAAGGAGATTATCGTCGCCCTCAACAAAACGGACCTTCCCCAAAAACTCTCTTTGGAACCTCTCGAAAAATGGCACCCGCTGATGCTCGAAAGCGGGCGAAAAGGGGAACAGATCGCCGAAGCCCTGAAGAGGAGGCTCGATGCCATGGGAAAATCGGACGAGATCCTTCTCATCTCCGCCCGGCAGATCGAAACGGTGGAGCGGGCGGCCGGAGCGATCGAGGCGGCGAAAGAGCCCCTTCAAAGGGGAGAGCTGGAACTTTTCACCTTTCATCTGCAGGAGGCGGTCGAAGCGGTCGCTTCCATCTCGCGCCCAGTAAATTTTAACGAAATTATGGATAAAATGTTCGGCGAATTTTGTCTAGGAAAGTAA
- a CDS encoding integron integrase has product MLFLYREVLGIDISDWNIQALRAKERKHIPVVLTREEVQSVIANLDGIYRLIVKLMYGCGLRMSEVLNLRIKDVDFGFNTIYFWESKSQKDRTLPLPLSIKEELKIQIENVRAIHQEDLKQGFGSVELPHRLDRKYPNAKFETKWQYLFPMRKVSRDPRSGIVRRHHILEATLGRNIRQAAQKTKINKRITSHIFRHSYATHLLQSGIDLRSIQELLGHKSVETTMIYTHVVAEMNRAKVMSPLDM; this is encoded by the coding sequence CTGCTTTTTCTCTATAGGGAGGTCCTCGGTATCGATATAAGTGATTGGAACATTCAGGCATTGAGAGCCAAAGAGCGCAAACACATTCCTGTGGTATTGACTCGTGAAGAGGTCCAGAGCGTGATCGCCAATCTTGACGGTATCTATCGCCTGATTGTCAAACTCATGTATGGATGCGGATTGCGTATGAGTGAAGTACTCAATCTGCGCATAAAAGATGTCGATTTCGGCTTTAACACCATCTATTTTTGGGAGAGCAAGAGTCAAAAAGACCGTACATTGCCTTTGCCGTTATCGATCAAAGAAGAACTCAAAATCCAGATCGAGAATGTGAGGGCGATTCATCAAGAAGACCTGAAACAAGGATTCGGAAGCGTGGAACTGCCTCATCGTCTGGATCGTAAATATCCAAATGCGAAATTTGAAACGAAATGGCAGTATCTTTTTCCCATGAGAAAGGTTTCACGCGATCCTAGAAGCGGCATCGTCCGCAGACATCATATATTGGAAGCGACACTTGGAAGAAATATTCGGCAGGCAGCTCAAAAAACCAAAATCAACAAGCGGATCACTTCCCACATATTCCGCCACTCCTATGCCACCCATCTGCTGCAAAGCGGCATCGACTTGCGTTCGATCCAGGAGCTACTGGGGCATAAAAGCGTAGAAACCACAATGATCTATACCCATGTTGTTGCCGAGATGAATCGGGCGAAAGTGATGAGTCCGCTTGATATGTGA
- the purL gene encoding phosphoribosylformylglycinamidine synthase subunit PurL, which translates to MQDIAEVLKAHKLSMEDYEHIKEILGREPNLVEIGIFSAMWSEHCSYKSSKKYLRGFPTEAPWVIQGPGENAGVIDIGDGMAAVFKMESHNHPSFIEPYQGAATGVGGILRDVFTMGARPVANLNALRFGRVRGDDESAAYQRHLVRGVVAGIGGYGNCMGVPTVGGETFFDDSYNGNILVNAFTLGIAKADEIFYGKAEGIGNPVIYVGSKTGRDGLGGAVMSSDSFTEESKSLRPTVQVGDPFTEKLLLEACLELFKTDYVVGIQDMGAAGLTSSSFEMAGRSGSGMRMDLDKVPMREEGMTPYELMLSESQERMLICARKGTEEKIIEIFKKWDLDCAVIGEVTDTGRMELFWHGEKVADVPVDPVSEEAPVLDRPVKRPAYLDEIASIGIDRYDLPCNQEAFETLVKSIEVVDKGWVYEQYDSMVQTNTIKKGGDLDGSVIRVKENGRAIAMSSDCNPRYCYIDPKGGAAAAVMESGRNVAMTGARPLAITDCLNYGNPENPEVMWQFAQGCEGIKEACAKLNTPVTGGNVSLYNETNGVSVFPTPTIGMVGLNDSQEKVLPSCFQEEGDALLLVGETKKEFGGSLYMKELFKTVGGRLPDIDYDKELALWDLVIEANKKGLLKAAKDLNVGGLAIAVAKMAVVGGKGAEVDADLGENVNIFSESFSRALLEVAPENVEAVTQMAKERGLACQNVGTVGGNRVKINDVQMPMSQLDDLYYHTFKRIIEQDI; encoded by the coding sequence ATGCAGGATATCGCCGAAGTGTTGAAAGCGCACAAGCTTTCAATGGAAGATTACGAGCATATCAAAGAGATTCTCGGACGCGAGCCCAATCTGGTGGAGATCGGCATCTTCAGCGCCATGTGGAGCGAGCACTGCAGCTACAAATCGAGCAAGAAGTATCTGCGCGGTTTCCCCACCGAGGCGCCGTGGGTGATCCAGGGGCCGGGCGAGAACGCCGGTGTCATCGACATAGGCGACGGCATGGCGGCCGTCTTCAAGATGGAGAGCCACAACCACCCCAGTTTCATCGAACCCTACCAGGGCGCGGCGACGGGCGTGGGCGGCATTTTGCGCGACGTCTTCACGATGGGGGCGCGACCCGTGGCCAACCTGAACGCCCTGCGTTTCGGACGGGTACGCGGCGACGACGAATCGGCGGCCTATCAGCGCCACCTGGTACGCGGCGTCGTGGCGGGCATCGGCGGTTACGGCAACTGCATGGGCGTCCCCACGGTCGGCGGCGAAACCTTCTTCGACGACAGTTACAACGGCAACATCCTGGTCAACGCCTTTACGTTGGGCATCGCCAAAGCGGACGAGATCTTCTACGGCAAGGCCGAAGGCATCGGCAACCCGGTCATCTACGTCGGCTCCAAGACGGGCCGCGACGGCCTGGGCGGCGCGGTGATGAGCTCCGACAGCTTCACCGAAGAGTCCAAGAGCCTGCGCCCCACCGTACAGGTGGGTGACCCCTTCACCGAAAAGCTGCTGCTGGAAGCTTGCCTGGAGCTTTTTAAAACCGACTACGTCGTCGGCATCCAGGACATGGGGGCGGCGGGGCTGACTTCCAGCTCCTTCGAAATGGCGGGCCGCAGCGGCAGCGGCATGCGGATGGATCTGGACAAAGTGCCCATGCGCGAAGAGGGGATGACCCCCTACGAACTGATGCTCAGCGAATCGCAGGAGCGGATGCTCATCTGCGCCCGCAAGGGGACGGAAGAGAAGATTATCGAGATTTTTAAGAAGTGGGACCTCGACTGCGCCGTCATCGGCGAAGTGACCGACACGGGCCGCATGGAGCTTTTCTGGCACGGCGAAAAAGTCGCCGACGTGCCCGTCGACCCGGTCAGCGAAGAGGCGCCGGTGCTCGACCGCCCCGTCAAGCGCCCCGCCTATCTGGATGAAATCGCCAGCATCGGCATCGACCGGTACGATCTACCCTGCAACCAGGAAGCCTTCGAAACCCTCGTCAAATCGATCGAAGTGGTCGACAAGGGGTGGGTCTACGAGCAGTACGACTCGATGGTGCAGACCAACACCATCAAAAAAGGGGGCGACCTGGACGGCTCGGTCATCCGTGTCAAGGAGAACGGCCGGGCCATCGCCATGAGCAGCGACTGCAACCCCCGCTACTGCTACATCGACCCCAAAGGGGGCGCCGCGGCGGCGGTGATGGAGTCGGGACGCAACGTGGCCATGACGGGGGCGCGACCCCTGGCCATCACCGACTGCCTCAACTACGGCAACCCCGAAAACCCCGAAGTGATGTGGCAGTTCGCCCAGGGGTGTGAAGGCATCAAAGAAGCCTGCGCGAAGCTGAATACCCCCGTTACCGGCGGCAACGTCTCCCTCTACAACGAAACCAACGGCGTCAGTGTCTTCCCCACCCCCACCATCGGCATGGTGGGACTCAACGATTCACAGGAAAAGGTGCTTCCCTCCTGTTTTCAGGAAGAGGGCGACGCCCTGCTGCTGGTGGGCGAAACCAAAAAGGAGTTCGGCGGCAGCCTCTACATGAAAGAGCTCTTCAAAACCGTCGGCGGCAGACTGCCTGACATCGACTACGACAAAGAGCTGGCGCTGTGGGACCTGGTCATCGAAGCCAACAAAAAAGGGCTGCTCAAAGCGGCAAAAGACCTCAATGTCGGCGGCCTCGCCATCGCTGTAGCGAAAATGGCCGTCGTCGGCGGCAAAGGTGCCGAAGTGGATGCCGACCTGGGAGAAAACGTCAACATCTTCAGCGAAAGCTTCTCCCGCGCGCTTCTTGAAGTGGCGCCCGAAAACGTCGAAGCCGTCACACAGATGGCCAAAGAGCGCGGCCTCGCATGCCAAAACGTCGGCACCGTCGGCGGAAACCGCGTGAAAATCAACGACGTCCAAATGCCGATGTCACAGCTGGACGACCTCTACTACCACACCTTCAAACGCATCATCGAACAGGATATCTGA
- a CDS encoding SEC-C metal-binding domain-containing protein: MTSFVAFCENPKCGAVFEVPILVGGPGNATIHMTNTRAGPCPVCGSFGLIPDGVYQYANHAVSLLTGPETSVRVLRQVYEILKRAKSTSEDKQAVLKEVEEVSPQAAQTLQQAPEISNYLQWITVLIALVSLAIQVHTSYFKGDDVERQFRDHLLEENKELRKQRKKSTPYKRENPKIRRNDPCPCGSGKKYKKCCGLTQV, encoded by the coding sequence GTGACGTCATTCGTAGCGTTTTGTGAAAACCCCAAGTGTGGAGCCGTCTTTGAGGTTCCTATTCTTGTTGGTGGTCCTGGTAACGCCACTATCCACATGACAAATACGAGAGCAGGGCCATGCCCTGTATGTGGGTCATTCGGTCTTATTCCGGACGGTGTTTATCAATATGCCAATCACGCAGTTTCATTATTAACTGGCCCTGAAACATCAGTTCGTGTTTTACGGCAAGTCTATGAAATATTAAAGCGTGCGAAATCAACGTCTGAAGATAAGCAAGCAGTTTTAAAAGAAGTAGAGGAAGTCTCGCCACAGGCCGCACAAACTTTACAGCAAGCACCAGAAATCTCCAACTATCTTCAGTGGATAACAGTTTTAATTGCCTTGGTATCTCTCGCTATACAAGTTCATACTTCCTACTTCAAAGGCGATGATGTTGAGAGACAATTTCGCGATCATCTCCTAGAAGAGAATAAAGAGTTAAGGAAGCAGAGAAAAAAATCGACTCCCTACAAAAGAGAAAATCCCAAAATACGGAGGAACGACCCTTGTCCCTGCGGCAGTGGCAAGAAGTACAAAAAATGTTGTGGTTTAACGCAAGTTTAA
- a CDS encoding Jag N-terminal domain-containing protein, with product MQRFEAPTLEEAYAEAARTFSCSVTELDIQVVQNPSRGFLGLGRKNAVIMASAPAQEKKQEKAAGESEEQAKESLPEAESAASQPAEKVEPKEAAFPKTSEPEVKEAETLDETSEEPEEAKEEAESKVQTTLPEIEDDSDLFGNFYSDTPDIHTAILEIERDVNHLFDQACFDIEPVKVAVYDDETVLVEFNGNDAALLIGKEGYRYKALASLLYNWIHGKYGYRVRLEIAEFLKNQETMIENYLQPVIERAEKEGRAQTKVLDGILVQIALQRLREVFPDKYVAVRTNREGGRYVIVNEFMEKR from the coding sequence ATGCAGCGGTTCGAAGCTCCGACGCTGGAAGAGGCGTATGCCGAGGCGGCCCGGACCTTCTCCTGCTCCGTCACCGAACTCGACATCCAGGTGGTGCAGAACCCTTCCCGGGGGTTTCTGGGACTGGGGCGCAAAAACGCCGTCATCATGGCGAGCGCCCCGGCGCAGGAGAAGAAGCAGGAAAAGGCGGCCGGAGAGAGCGAAGAGCAAGCTAAAGAGAGCCTGCCGGAGGCCGAAAGCGCCGCATCCCAACCTGCGGAGAAGGTAGAGCCGAAGGAGGCGGCTTTTCCCAAAACTTCCGAGCCGGAAGTTAAAGAGGCCGAAACCCTCGACGAAACCTCCGAAGAGCCGGAAGAGGCGAAGGAGGAGGCAGAAAGCAAAGTGCAGACAACCCTCCCGGAAATCGAGGACGACAGCGACCTCTTCGGCAACTTCTACTCCGATACGCCCGACATCCATACCGCTATTCTCGAGATCGAAAGGGATGTCAACCACCTTTTTGACCAGGCATGTTTCGACATCGAACCGGTCAAGGTGGCGGTCTATGACGACGAGACGGTGCTGGTGGAGTTCAACGGCAACGACGCGGCCCTGCTCATCGGAAAGGAGGGGTACCGCTACAAGGCGCTGGCCTCGCTCCTTTACAACTGGATTCACGGCAAGTACGGCTACCGGGTCCGCCTGGAGATCGCCGAATTTCTCAAAAACCAGGAGACGATGATCGAAAACTACCTCCAGCCGGTTATCGAGCGGGCCGAAAAGGAGGGGAGGGCGCAGACCAAAGTGCTCGACGGCATTCTGGTGCAGATCGCCCTCCAGCGTCTTCGGGAAGTCTTTCCCGACAAGTATGTGGCGGTCCGTACCAACCGTGAAGGGGGGCGCTACGTCATCGTCAACGAATTCATGGAGAAGCGGTGA
- a CDS encoding GGDEF domain-containing protein has protein sequence MEPNLSSLQLAVSGGLGGLALLQSAYIFYQTRKIKQYKSRIVQLDNSLESSRKLDEVTGAWNYPFFTKAANVIIKQARRKKEAVSMLLVDIDRLERVNLRGSYKAGNALLKHVYRRISHTLSERAVIGRFGGSGFFILLAGCDERRAEDFLKDLHFEFDGDVLKIYHQQYSYTVTMTCVTMHGKQILLASMLEAVEEGLLKVKQGRRGAGVSDALGKIVKWVE, from the coding sequence ATGGAGCCGAATTTGTCGAGTCTACAACTGGCAGTCAGCGGCGGTCTAGGTGGTTTGGCGCTACTTCAAAGTGCCTACATTTTTTACCAGACCCGCAAAATAAAGCAGTATAAAAGCAGGATCGTTCAACTCGACAACTCACTTGAATCGAGCCGAAAACTCGACGAAGTAACCGGAGCGTGGAATTACCCTTTCTTCACCAAAGCCGCAAACGTAATTATCAAACAGGCACGTCGGAAAAAAGAGGCTGTAAGTATGCTGCTTGTCGACATAGACCGGTTGGAACGGGTAAATCTGCGGGGAAGCTACAAAGCGGGCAACGCTTTACTCAAACACGTATACCGACGTATCTCCCATACACTTTCCGAAAGAGCTGTCATAGGGCGTTTCGGGGGGTCAGGTTTTTTTATTCTTCTGGCAGGCTGTGACGAGAGAAGGGCCGAGGATTTTCTGAAAGATCTGCATTTCGAATTTGACGGAGATGTTCTTAAAATCTATCATCAACAATATTCCTATACGGTGACAATGACCTGTGTAACGATGCACGGCAAGCAAATTCTTCTGGCCTCGATGCTGGAAGCGGTGGAAGAGGGATTGTTGAAGGTCAAGCAGGGAAGAAGAGGTGCCGGTGTTTCCGATGCATTGGGGAAAATTGTGAAATGGGTGGAATAA